A window of the Gossypium arboreum isolate Shixiya-1 chromosome 2, ASM2569848v2, whole genome shotgun sequence genome harbors these coding sequences:
- the LOC108463912 gene encoding probable sulfate transporter 3.4 → MGVTSDRVEYVCRYGGNGTTTSVNVSTAAEVTMEIHSVCLPPKESTFQKLKHRLSEIFFPDDPLYRFKDQTWCKKLVLGLQFLFPILQWGSHYDLNLFKCDVVSGLTIASLAIPQGISYAQLANLPPIIGLYSSFVPPLMYSLLGSSRHLAVGPVSIASLVMGTMLSEKVSPVQHPTLYLKLAFTATFFAGLFQASLGFLRLGFVIDFLSKATLVGFMAGAAIIVSLQQLKGLLGIVHFTTKMQLIPVLTSVFHHTKEWSWETIVMGFSFLLLLLTTRHISMKKPKLFWISAAAPLTSVIFSTLLVFLIKSKVHGISIIGHLQKGLNPTSTNMLYFNGQFLALAIKTGIVTGILSLTEGIAVGRTFASLKNYQVDGNKEMMAIGLMNMASSCTSCYVTTGSFSRSAVNYNAGAQTAVSNIVLAGTVLVTLLFLMPLFYYTPNVILAAIIITAVIGLIDYKAAYKLWKVDKLDFLACICSFFGVLFISVPLGLGIAVGVSVFKILLHVTRPNTLVLGNIPATQIYQSLNRYKEASRVPSFLILAIDSPIYFANSTYLQERLLRWVREEEERIKANHESTLKCIIIDMTSVTAIDTSGIDMVCELKKMLDKRSLELVLVNPVGSVMEKMHRSNILGTNSLFLTVGEAVADISASWKPQP, encoded by the exons atgggtgtAACCTCAGACAGGGTTGAATATGTGTGTAGGTATGGTGGAAATGGAACAACAACAAGTGTAAATGTGTCAACAGCAGCAGAGGTGACAATGGAGATACACAGCGTTTGCCTGCCGCCAAAGGAATCCACTTTCCAGAAGCTAAAACACAGGTTATCCGAGATATTTTTCCCTGATGATCCTCTCTACAGATTCAAGGACCAAACATGGTGTAAGAAACTGGTTTTGGGACTTCAGTTTCTGTTCCCAATATTACAGTGGGGCTCTCACTATGATCTCAACCTCTTTAAGTGTGATGTCGTTTCGGGTCTCACCATTGCTAGCCTTGCCATCCCACAG GGAATCAGTTATGCACAACTAGCGAATTTGCCTCCTATTATTGGACTAT ATTCAAGCTTTGTTCCTCCATTGATGTATTCATTGCTGGGGAGTTCTAGACACCTTGCAGTGGGTCCAGTGTCCATTGCTTCCTTAGTGATGGGTACAATGTTGAGTGAAAAGGTGTCCCCTGTTCAACACCCTACTCTTTACCTTAAATTGGCCTTCACTGCCACCTTCTTCGCTGGTTTATTTCAGGCATCTCTGGGCTTTCTGAG GTTAGGGTTTGTGATAGATTTTCTGTCCAAGGCAACCCTTGTTGGATTCATGGCTGGTGCCGCAATCATTGTATCATTACAGCAGCTCAAGGGATTGCTGGGAATCGTTCATTTCACTACCAAAATGCAATTGATTCCCGTTTTGACCTCTGTATTTCATCATACAAAAGAG TGGTCTTGGGAAACTATTGTAATGGGATTCagcttcctcttattactcttgaCCACAAGGCATATT AGCATGAAGAAGCCAAAGCTTTTTTGGATATCAGCAGCCGCCCCATTAACATCAGTGATTTTCTCTACTCTTTTGGTCTTCCTCATTAAATCCAAAGTTCATGGAATCTCAATT ATTGGGCACTTGCAGAAGGGTTTGAATCCAACTTCAACCAACATGTTGTACTTTAATGGCCAATTTCTGGCTTTAGCCATCAAAACTGGCATTGTCACTGGGATCCTATCCCTCACT GAAGGGATTGCAGTGGGAAGGACATTTGCATCTCTAAAGAACTACCAAGTGGATGGAAACAAAGAAATGATGGCTATCGGTCTCATGAACATGGCTAGTTCTTGCACTTCATGTTATGTAACAACAG GATCATTTTCTCGATCAGCAGTAAATTACAACGCGGGGGCACAAACGGCGGTGTCGAACATTGTATTAGCGGGGACGGTGCTGGTGACATTGCTGTTTCTGATGCCACTGTTTTATTACACCCCGAATGTGATATTAGCAGCCATCATCATAACGGCAGTGATAGGGCTTATTGATTATAAGGCAGCTTACAAGCTGTGGAAAGTTGACAAACTGGATTTCTTGGCTTGTATTTGTTCCTTTTTTGGTGTTCTTTTCATTTCGGTTCCTCTGGGACTGGGAATTGCA GTGGGAGTGTCAGTATTCAAGATCCTGTTGCATGTAACCAGGCCAAACACTCTAGTGTTGGGGAACATTCCTGCAACACAAATCTACCAAAGCCTCAACCGATACAAAGAAGCTTCAAGGGTTCCTTCATTTCTCATACTCGCCATTGATTCCCCAATTTACTTTGCAAATTCAACTTATCTGCAAGAAAG GCTGTTAAGATGGGTTCGAGAGGAGGAAGAACGTATTAAGGCAAACCATGAAAGCACTTTGAAATGCATCATTATTGACATGACTT CTGTGACAGCCATAGATACAAGTGGAATCGACATGGTATGTGAACTAAAGAAGATGCTGGACAAAAGATCACTAGAG CTTGTTTTGGTAAATCCTGTGGGAAGTGTGATGGAGAAGATGCATCGATCAAATATCCTGGGAACGAATTCATTGTTTCTCACTGTTGGGGAAGCTGTGGCAGACATTTCAGCTTCATGGAAGCCTCAGCCATGA